A genomic window from Tenebrio molitor chromosome X, icTenMoli1.1, whole genome shotgun sequence includes:
- the LOC138139835 gene encoding uncharacterized protein isoform X1: protein MNTKAELPDGGWGWAVVAGTAIINIFNQSLLSMFGLIFGGKLESMAGTTGVTTVMSLNCTISNFSGFLISPLSKYFSTKQITQIGVLLVSAGMVLSTYTKSYTRVTLGYGVLTGLGLGLIASSTFLIINSYFDKNKSQAVGLSMAGTSVGQMGMPLIVALLIEYYSYDGTILILGGLSLHGLIGSMFFDPVSEHMLPRNKPKTKRFFSRLRDRISCLRNRNSVVIENNLESNRNNCAIANKCSNNNVDGEANLIKPELTNREPVICNELSIENEKSVDIMNGSRQEGGEEGVMPNNLQTEPADKFHFSASDTEDNKVEEEERMLPTRSKTCDEEEIKKSQTCLEKFVALFDFYILLDPIFVHIMIGLSLAYTTSISFSTFFPLFLREDLDMTVIDASTCMSVLSLMDFIGRIVIPLITKRIDITHRTTFIVGSFLLAASRSILAIQTRYTMVIALSAVCGLSRAVTVINQNLVIAEYSKEAHVSSALGLNMVSKGIFVLTIGRLLGTYKDSAHNFSSCIHILDIISIAVALSWSVELIAKKLFKKTRT from the exons ATGAATACCAAAGCTGAGTTACCCGATGGAGGATGGGGGTGGGCAGTTGTTGCTGGAACCGCGATAATTAAT ATATTCAATCAATCTTTGTTATCCATGTTTGGTTTGATTTTCGGCGGCAAACTGGAAAGCATGGCTGGGACGACAGGAGTGACCACAGTCATGAGTCTCAATTGTACTATTAGTAATTTCTCTGGATTTCTAATAAGTCCACTTTCTAAATATTTCAGTACGAAGCAGATAACGCAAATCGGAGTGCTTCTGGTGTCAGCGGGGATGGTGTTATCGACTTACACCAAAAGCTACACAAGAGTTACGCTAGGATATGGAGTGCTAACAG gTCTGGGACTTGGACTGATAGCATCTTCAACTTTTTTGATAATCAATTCTTATTTTGATAAGAATAAGAGTCAAGCTGTGGGGTTGTCGATGGCGGGGACCAGTGTGGGTCAAATGGGGATGCCTCTGATCGTAGCTCTCTTGATAGAGTACTACAGTTACGACGGTACCATATTAATTCTAGGAGGTTTAAGTCTGCACGGTTTGATAGGATCGATGTTTTTCGAC CCTGTTAGTGAACACATGCTGCCGAGAAACAAACCGAAAACAAAGAGGTTCTTCTCACGGCTGCGTGACAGGATTAGTTGTCTAAGAAACCGGAACTCAGTTGTTATAGAAAATAATCTTGAGtcaaacaggaacaattgtgCAATAGCGAATAAATGTTCCAATAATAATGTCGACGGAGAggcgaatttaattaaaccagAACTAACAAACAGAGAGCCTGTGATATGTAACGAATTGAGCATAGAGAACGAAAAGAGTGTTGATATTATGAATGGAAGTCGCCAGGAAGGTGGAGAGGAAGGTGTGATGCCTAATAATTTACAAACCGAGCCCGCtgacaaatttcatttttctgcATCTGACACCGAGGACAACAAAGTGGAGGAGGAGGAAAGGATGTTAC CTACTCGATCGAAAACTTGCGacgaagaagaaatcaaaaaatcgCAAACTTGTCTCGAGAAGTTTGTGGCTTTGTTCGACTTCTACATCTTACTGGATCCCATCTTCGTCCATATTATGATCGGACTGTCATTAGCCTACACCACTAGCATATCCTTCAGCACATTTTTCCCTCTCTTTTTGAGAGAAGACTTAGACATGACAGTTATCGACGCGTCGACTTGCATGTCAGTCCTGTCACTCATGGACTTCATTGGACGAATTGTGATCCCTCTGATCACCAAGCGCATTGATATTACTCACAGGACAACGTTTATAGTGGGATCATTTCTTTTAGCAGCCAGCAGATCCA TTCTAGCCATCCAGACTAGATACACGATGGTGATTGCTCTCTCGGCCGTGTGTGGTCTATCCAGAGCTGTAACAGTCATCAACCAAAACCTTGTTATAGCCGAATACTCTAAAGAGGCACACGTTTCGTCCGCCTTGGGTCTCAACATGGTGTCCAAGGGAATCTTCGTCTTAACTATCGGCAGGCTATTAG GCACCTACAAGGATTCCGCTCACAATTTCAGCAGTTGTATTCACATCTTGGATATTATTTCTATCGCAGTCGCCTTGTCCTGGTCAGTCGAACTCATcgctaaaaaattatttaagaaaaccCGTACGTGA
- the LOC138139835 gene encoding uncharacterized protein isoform X2: MVLSTYTKSYTRVTLGYGVLTGLGLGLIASSTFLIINSYFDKNKSQAVGLSMAGTSVGQMGMPLIVALLIEYYSYDGTILILGGLSLHGLIGSMFFDPVSEHMLPRNKPKTKRFFSRLRDRISCLRNRNSVVIENNLESNRNNCAIANKCSNNNVDGEANLIKPELTNREPVICNELSIENEKSVDIMNGSRQEGGEEGVMPNNLQTEPADKFHFSASDTEDNKVEEEERMLPTRSKTCDEEEIKKSQTCLEKFVALFDFYILLDPIFVHIMIGLSLAYTTSISFSTFFPLFLREDLDMTVIDASTCMSVLSLMDFIGRIVIPLITKRIDITHRTTFIVGSFLLAASRSILAIQTRYTMVIALSAVCGLSRAVTVINQNLVIAEYSKEAHVSSALGLNMVSKGIFVLTIGRLLGTYKDSAHNFSSCIHILDIISIAVALSWSVELIAKKLFKKTRT; encoded by the exons ATGGTGTTATCGACTTACACCAAAAGCTACACAAGAGTTACGCTAGGATATGGAGTGCTAACAG gTCTGGGACTTGGACTGATAGCATCTTCAACTTTTTTGATAATCAATTCTTATTTTGATAAGAATAAGAGTCAAGCTGTGGGGTTGTCGATGGCGGGGACCAGTGTGGGTCAAATGGGGATGCCTCTGATCGTAGCTCTCTTGATAGAGTACTACAGTTACGACGGTACCATATTAATTCTAGGAGGTTTAAGTCTGCACGGTTTGATAGGATCGATGTTTTTCGAC CCTGTTAGTGAACACATGCTGCCGAGAAACAAACCGAAAACAAAGAGGTTCTTCTCACGGCTGCGTGACAGGATTAGTTGTCTAAGAAACCGGAACTCAGTTGTTATAGAAAATAATCTTGAGtcaaacaggaacaattgtgCAATAGCGAATAAATGTTCCAATAATAATGTCGACGGAGAggcgaatttaattaaaccagAACTAACAAACAGAGAGCCTGTGATATGTAACGAATTGAGCATAGAGAACGAAAAGAGTGTTGATATTATGAATGGAAGTCGCCAGGAAGGTGGAGAGGAAGGTGTGATGCCTAATAATTTACAAACCGAGCCCGCtgacaaatttcatttttctgcATCTGACACCGAGGACAACAAAGTGGAGGAGGAGGAAAGGATGTTAC CTACTCGATCGAAAACTTGCGacgaagaagaaatcaaaaaatcgCAAACTTGTCTCGAGAAGTTTGTGGCTTTGTTCGACTTCTACATCTTACTGGATCCCATCTTCGTCCATATTATGATCGGACTGTCATTAGCCTACACCACTAGCATATCCTTCAGCACATTTTTCCCTCTCTTTTTGAGAGAAGACTTAGACATGACAGTTATCGACGCGTCGACTTGCATGTCAGTCCTGTCACTCATGGACTTCATTGGACGAATTGTGATCCCTCTGATCACCAAGCGCATTGATATTACTCACAGGACAACGTTTATAGTGGGATCATTTCTTTTAGCAGCCAGCAGATCCA TTCTAGCCATCCAGACTAGATACACGATGGTGATTGCTCTCTCGGCCGTGTGTGGTCTATCCAGAGCTGTAACAGTCATCAACCAAAACCTTGTTATAGCCGAATACTCTAAAGAGGCACACGTTTCGTCCGCCTTGGGTCTCAACATGGTGTCCAAGGGAATCTTCGTCTTAACTATCGGCAGGCTATTAG GCACCTACAAGGATTCCGCTCACAATTTCAGCAGTTGTATTCACATCTTGGATATTATTTCTATCGCAGTCGCCTTGTCCTGGTCAGTCGAACTCATcgctaaaaaattatttaagaaaaccCGTACGTGA